The proteins below are encoded in one region of Hordeum vulgare subsp. vulgare chromosome 3H, MorexV3_pseudomolecules_assembly, whole genome shotgun sequence:
- the LOC123445062 gene encoding ribonuclease 2-like translates to MDRTRRGRRLLVPLCFLCLAVLLPGALLASPAAGMKRRQAGFDYYVLALQWPGSVCRQTNHCCSSNGCCRSNPLNWFTIHGLWPQYSYGGWPSCCRPTTTFNMNKIAMLRPILERYWPSLYCGDTSTCFGGRGPFWAHEWATHGTCGYPEIQDEYDYFSTALYLYSKYNVTKALRKAHIYPRNGRKYAVAHIVAAIDHAFGRLPHLVCKNGSLQELRLCFHKDYQPRDCGSEEDDAWSSSRRSHCPRYVNLPSYLQSALGNATEVRLRNAAENERRAHGQSYV, encoded by the exons ATGGACAGGACGAGGCGCGGGAGGCGCCTGCTCGTGCCGCTCTGCTTCCTCTGCCTGGCCGTGCTGCTCCCCGGCGCGCTGCTGGCGTCGCCGGCGGCCGGGATGAAGCGGCGGCAGGCCGGGTTCGACTACTACGTGCTGGCCCTGCAGTGGCCGGGCTCCGTCTGCCGCCAGACCAACCACTGCTGCAGCTCCAACGGCTGCTGCCG ATCAAACCCTCTCAACTGGTTCACAATCC ATGGGCTTTGGCCGCAGTACAGCTACGGTGGGTGGCCGTCCTGCTGCAGACCAACCACCACATTCAACATGAACAAG ATCGCGATGCTGAGGCCGATCCTGGAGAGGTACTGGCCGTCGCTCTACTGCGGCGACACCTCCACCTGCTTCGGCGGAAGAGGCCCCTTCTGGGCCCACGAG TGGG CGACTCACGGGACGTGCGGCTACCCTGAGATACAGGACGAGTACGACTACTTCTCCACGGCGCTCTACCTCTACAGCAAGTACAACGTCACG AAAGCACTGAGGAAAGCGCACATCTACCCGCGGAACGGCAGGAAGTACGCGGTGGCGCACATCGTGGCCGCCATCGACCACGCATTCGGGCGGCTGCCGCACCTCGTCTGCAAGAACGGCTCCCTGCAGGAGCTCAGGCTCTGCTTCCACAAGGACTACCAG CCCCGGGATTGCGGGTCGGAGGAGGACGACGCGTGGTCGTCGAGCAGGAGAAGCCATTGCCCTCGCTACGTCAACCTCCCGTCCTACCTGCAGTCTG CGTTGGGGAACGCCACGGAGGTGCGCCTGCGGAACGCAGCGGAGAACGAGCGGCGCGCACACGGGCAGAGCTACGTATAG
- the LOC123445064 gene encoding ribonuclease 2-like gives MATTTCLLAAWALVAAGLFGTGLARASFAPAAVGKEQREFDYFALALQWPGTICSSTRHCCAVNGCCRKEPLHTFTIHGLWPDYDDGTWPSCCRRTSFDMDKITPLKPTLDKYWPSLYCSSSSTCFSGRGPFWAHEWEKHGTCSAPAVREELQYFSTALDLYFKYNVTEMLATGDILVSNGKEYALSDVIDTIKHAFGGSPQIICKKGSVQELRLCFTKDLKPRDCLTTSAMYKNLSKSKHCPRKISLPTYDPIVLANSTLEIVPEASANGLYFFTS, from the exons ATGGCGACGACGACGTGCCTGCTGGCGGCCTGGGCGCTGGTCGCCGCCGGACTGTTCGGCACGGGCCTCGCCCGGGCGTCCTTCGCCCCGGCCGCCGTCGGGAAGGAGCAGCGCGAGTTCGACTACTTCGCGCTGGCGCTGCAGTGGCCGGGCACCATCTGCTCCTCCACCCGCCACTGCTGCGCCGTCAACGGCTGCTGCCG GAAGGAGCCGCTCCACACGTTCACGATCC ACGGGCTGTGGCCGGACTACGATGACGGGACTTGGCCGTCGTGCTGCCGCCGCACCAGTTTCGACATGGACAAG ATAACGCCTCTGAAGCCCACGCTGGACAAGTACTGGCCGTCCCTCTACTGTTCGTCCTCTTCCACTTGTTTCAGTGGTAGGGGCCCCTTCTGGGCTCATGAG TGGG AGAAGCATGGAACATGCTCGGCCCCTGCTGTTCGGGAAGAATTACAGTACTTCAGCACTGCCCTTGATCTCTACTTCAAATATAACGTGACA GAAATGTTGGCGACTGGAGATATCCTGGTCTCCAACGGTAAAGAATATGCACTGAGTGATGTCATTGACACCATCAAGCATGCTTTTGGGGGCTCACCGCAGATCATCTGCAAGAAGGGCTCAGTTCAAGAACTAAGGTTATGCTTCACCAAAGATTTGAAG CCTCGTGATTGCCTTACTACTTCGGCAATGTACAAGAACCTATCGAAATCAAAGCATTGCCCTCGAAAAATCTCCCTGCCAACATATGATCCCATCG TACTCGCCAATTCAACACTGGAGATTGTCCCAGAAGCCAGCGCCAATGGGTTGTACTTCTTTACATCCTAA
- the LOC123445063 gene encoding uncharacterized protein LOC123445063 — MVQLFLQVPADEGSVDTDAVRARRSLLDKAESVIKSVVRSGGRYEARMWLCSTVSSIHLLDPRDQRDLFLDLLEMKDSRRDVAARLLRMIFDKKPAKAGSVLAKNCHMLEKFFEGNPERILQWFSHFAATGESAHKKGARALAQFAFVNRDVCWEELEWKGRHGQSPAVVATKPHYFRDLDVLQTVENFLEYVPDFWSSEELADSVKDGEILQIDTEYFVDQFVYLMYEGNFKDVWQVVEDFLMEEQFSTLSQYILIHLDEQRLLRFLKTLGKFISPNAQCKKLAFPCCWLEVLLSAHIDQISLDELILLNCVIVKGRQLWHLMNDEEHEEERGRMDEVVRTMNDLTDADHFALIKDFMGTKFPDALKWIGILSWVTFCGLSKLCKSADSCESLFTGNSIEFRKAYDYSLVQKDGHSVPHTSDIDEKDPTRSSHKRRKRDKKRRRHRYDSDEDNVDELLELGTFTGKRAIESQCGSWYLSTDDFSAPWDIADIPDHISTRYLRVWLKWACFR, encoded by the exons ATGGTTCAGCTCTTTCTTCAAGTGCCGGCAGACGAGGGCAGTGTTGATACAGATGCTGTGAGAGCGAGGAGATCTCTGCTGGACAAGGCCGAGTCTGTGATCAAGTCGGTTGTAAGGTCTGGCGGCCGGTATGAGGCTCGGATGTGGCTGTGCAGTACGGTCTCGTCGATTCATCTGCTCGATCCGCGTGACCAGCGGGACCTGTTCCTCGATCTCCTGGAGATGAAGGACTCTAGGCGCGACGTTGCCGCTCGCCTGCTGCGGATGATTTTCGACAAGAAGCCTGCCAAGGCTGGCTCTGTTTTAGCGAAAAACTGTCATATGCTGGAGAAGTTTTTCGAAG GAAACCCTGAGCGGATACTGCAATGGTttagccactttgctgctactggggaGTCAGCACACAAAAAGGGTGCTCGGGCACTTGCTCAGTTTGCATTTGTGAATCGTGATGTTTGCTGGGAGGAGCTTGAGTGGAAAGGCAGGCATGGTCAGTCTcctgctgttgttgctactaagcCTCATTACTTTCGTGATCTTGATGTTCTCCAGACAGTGGAAAATTTCCTTGAATATGTCCCAGACTTTTGGTCTTCAGAAGAGCTTGCTGATTCTGTCAAAGATGGTGAAATACTGCAAATTGATACAGAATATTTTGTAGATCAGTTTGTCTATTTGATGTATGAGGGGAATTTCAAAGATGTGTGGCAAGTAGTTGAAGATTTTCTGATGGAGGAGCAGTTTTCCACTCTGTCTCAGTATATTCTTATTCATCTTGACGAACAAAGGCTTCTTCGTTTCTTAAAAACATTAGGGAAGTTCATCAGTCCGAATGCACAGTGCAAAAAGTTAGCATTCCCATGCTGCTGGCTTGAGGTTCTTTTGTCGGCACATATTGATCAAATATCTCTTGATGAACTTATCCTATTGAACTGTGTCATTGTCAAGGGTAGGCAACTTTGGcacctcatgaacgacgaagaacaTGAGGAAGAACGAGGGAGGATGGACGAGGTTGTGAGGACCATGAATGACTTGACTGATGCTGATCACTTTGCTCTCATAAAGGATTTCATGGGTACAAAGTTTCCTGATGCACTTAAGTGGATAGGCATCCTGTCCTGGGTAACTTTCTGTGGTTTGTCAAAATTATGCAAATCGGCTGATTCTTGTGAATCTCTGTTCACTGGTAACAGCATAGAATTTCGCAAGGCTTATGATTACTCATTGGTTCAGAAAGATGGGCACTCAGTTCCACATACTTCAGATATTGATGAGAAGGATCCGACTAGAAGTAGCCataaaagaaggaagagagataAAAAGAGAAGACGACATAGATATGATTCTGACGAGGATAATGTTGATGAGCTGCTTGAACTTGGAACCTTCACTGGGAAGAGGGCTATTGAATCACAATGTGGAAGCTGGTACCTGTCAACTGATGATTTCTCTGCTCCTTGGGACATT GCCGACATACCGGATCACATTTCTACTCGTTATCTTAGAGTATGGCTGAAATGGGCTTGCTTTAGATGA